Proteins from a genomic interval of Verrucomicrobium sp.:
- a CDS encoding tetratricopeptide repeat-containing glycosyltransferase family protein — protein sequence MSAVAPLMAALQQGRIDEAAVLRGLEPVLAQDPTQPEALSAAGFCLLRLGKAAEAVQLLDLALQRQPDHWMARVNRAEALRAAGRPAEAAADYERALAQRAHPELWVNLAAALQAAGGPAAARAIPALEEALRLDPDSFAAWNNLGLHREDAGQMEEALACFEKAASLVPPGTEEEKEVAENLQRLFFEKGEAHRKDETPGAADRARAFYEGAIARYPHLAGLYLSQGNFWLDQCEMERARATFAKLLELEPENPVGLVNYGVALNFLGRPQEALDCYARAEKRNPDEEVSARLRWNRSFSLLALGRLREGFRDYEERFGQGHVPRLSGLRWEGGAFSGKTLLLQTEQGFGDAIQFVRYAVRAKALSPDGRVVAACGPALTRLFQRARGIDAVVPLDNPGPYDFQIPLMSLPLVFGTEAATIPGEVPYFDLPAGPRAPGPLRIGLVWSGNPKFQNDRRRSCPLSLLAPLGALPGTEWHSLQYGPAAGEAAAHPWLRGAPADLADFYETALRMQELDLILSVDTAAGHLAGALGRPLWFLLPHASEWRWLRDRDDSPWYPTARLFRQPAEGDWAGLVRALEAALREKARK from the coding sequence ATGAGCGCCGTCGCCCCGCTCATGGCGGCCCTCCAGCAGGGCCGGATCGACGAGGCCGCCGTCCTGCGCGGCCTGGAGCCGGTCCTGGCCCAGGACCCGACGCAGCCGGAGGCGCTGAGCGCGGCCGGCTTCTGCCTGCTGCGGCTGGGGAAGGCGGCGGAGGCGGTCCAGCTCCTCGACCTGGCGCTCCAACGGCAGCCGGACCACTGGATGGCCCGCGTGAATCGGGCGGAGGCGCTCCGTGCCGCCGGGCGCCCCGCGGAGGCGGCCGCCGATTACGAGCGGGCGCTGGCCCAGCGCGCCCACCCGGAGCTTTGGGTCAATCTGGCCGCCGCGCTCCAGGCCGCGGGCGGCCCGGCGGCGGCCCGCGCGATCCCCGCGTTGGAGGAGGCCCTCCGCCTCGACCCCGATTCCTTCGCCGCGTGGAATAACCTGGGCCTCCACCGGGAGGACGCCGGGCAGATGGAGGAGGCGCTGGCCTGCTTCGAGAAGGCGGCCTCCCTGGTGCCTCCCGGCACGGAGGAGGAGAAGGAGGTGGCGGAAAATCTTCAGCGCCTCTTCTTCGAAAAGGGGGAGGCTCACCGGAAGGACGAGACACCCGGGGCGGCGGACCGCGCCCGCGCGTTTTACGAGGGGGCGATTGCCCGTTATCCCCATTTGGCCGGGCTTTATTTGAGCCAGGGCAACTTCTGGCTCGACCAGTGCGAGATGGAGCGCGCCCGCGCCACCTTCGCCAAGCTCCTGGAATTGGAGCCGGAAAACCCTGTCGGGCTGGTCAATTACGGGGTGGCGCTCAATTTCCTGGGGCGGCCCCAGGAGGCTCTGGACTGCTATGCCCGGGCGGAAAAGCGGAACCCGGATGAGGAGGTTTCCGCCCGCCTCCGCTGGAACCGGTCCTTTTCCCTTCTGGCCCTGGGGCGGCTGCGGGAGGGGTTCCGGGACTACGAGGAACGCTTCGGCCAGGGGCACGTGCCCCGGCTTTCCGGCCTGCGCTGGGAGGGGGGTGCTTTTTCGGGAAAAACCCTTCTCCTCCAGACGGAGCAGGGTTTCGGTGACGCCATCCAGTTTGTCCGCTACGCGGTGCGGGCCAAGGCGCTCTCTCCGGACGGGCGGGTGGTGGCGGCCTGCGGCCCGGCGCTCACGCGCCTTTTTCAAAGGGCCCGGGGGATCGACGCCGTCGTCCCCCTGGATAATCCGGGGCCTTACGATTTTCAGATCCCTCTCATGTCCCTGCCGCTGGTTTTCGGCACGGAGGCGGCGACGATCCCGGGGGAGGTTCCCTACTTCGACCTGCCCGCGGGGCCCCGCGCGCCGGGCCCGCTCCGGATCGGCCTGGTCTGGTCGGGCAATCCGAAGTTCCAGAACGACCGGCGGCGTTCCTGCCCGCTTTCCCTTCTGGCGCCGCTGGGCGCCCTGCCCGGCACGGAGTGGCACAGCCTGCAATACGGCCCGGCGGCCGGGGAGGCCGCCGCCCATCCCTGGCTGCGCGGCGCCCCGGCGGACCTGGCCGATTTTTACGAGACGGCCCTGCGGATGCAGGAGCTGGACCTGATCCTCTCCGTCGACACGGCGGCGGGCCATCTGGCGGGGGCGCTGGGGCGGCCTCTTTGGTTTCTGTTGCCCCACGCTTCCGAGTGGCGCTGGCTGCGGGATAGGGACGATTCTCCCTGGTATCCCACGGCGCGCCTCTTCCGCCAGCCGGCGGAGGGGGATTGGGCCGGGCTGGTCCGGGCGCTGGAGGCGGCGCTGCGCGAAAAGGCCCGGAAATAG
- a CDS encoding flagellin: protein MAVISTNIAATQATYYLNKNNNALTQSLSQLSSGSRLSVASADAAGLAVSGNLSAQITRLNAGVNGVNAVVSAAQTLDGFLSTIQTELTRMSELAQEATNGAFGTSDLANYDVEFQNLQSQISTIASNAGFDGTTLFTSGSISVSIDSQGHADSLSLTTVGNATSLGLGTYSVSTTSLATAALTAVNAALTCITTRRAKVNADISKFNFYSQNMQTESTNLTAANSAIADLDVAQASTEVSKYNILVQSATAALSQANSVQKNVLSLIQNL from the coding sequence ATGGCAGTTATCTCCACGAATATCGCGGCCACGCAGGCCACGTATTACCTCAACAAGAACAACAACGCGCTGACGCAATCCCTTTCGCAGCTCTCTTCGGGCTCTCGACTGTCGGTTGCCAGCGCGGACGCAGCGGGTCTGGCAGTGAGCGGAAATCTCTCCGCCCAGATCACCCGCCTGAATGCGGGCGTTAATGGCGTGAACGCGGTCGTTTCCGCGGCCCAGACCCTCGACGGCTTCCTCTCGACTATCCAGACCGAGTTGACCCGCATGTCGGAACTGGCCCAAGAGGCGACTAACGGTGCCTTCGGCACGAGCGACCTCGCCAACTACGACGTTGAGTTCCAGAACCTGCAGAGCCAGATCAGCACGATCGCTTCCAATGCGGGCTTCGACGGTACCACGCTGTTCACCTCCGGGAGCATCAGCGTTTCCATCGACTCCCAGGGGCATGCGGACAGCCTCTCGCTGACCACGGTGGGCAATGCGACCAGCCTGGGCTTGGGCACCTACTCGGTGAGCACCACGTCCCTGGCCACCGCCGCCCTCACCGCCGTCAACGCGGCCCTGACCTGCATCACGACCCGGCGCGCGAAGGTGAACGCGGACATCTCCAAGTTCAACTTCTACAGCCAGAACATGCAGACGGAATCGACCAACCTGACCGCCGCCAACAGCGCCATCGCCGATCTCGATGTCGCCCAGGCCTCGACCGAGGTGTCCAAGTACAACATCCTGGTCCAGTCCGCCACGGCAGCTCTGTCCCAGGCGAACTCCGTTCAGAAGAACGTGTTGAGCCTGATCCAGAACCTCTAA
- a CDS encoding flagellin yields MAVITTNIAATQATYYLNKNNTALTQSLSELSSGSRLAIPSNDAAGLAVSGNLTASISRLNAGVNGVNALVGAAQTLDGFLSTIQTELTRMSELAQEATNGAFGTTDLANYDVEFQNLQSQISAIASNAGFDGTALFTTGSIGVSIDSQGHMDSMALTTVGNATSLGLGTYSVSTTSLATAALTAVNAALTCITTRRAKVNADISKFNFYSQNMQTEATNLTAANSAIADLDVAAASTQVSKYNIMVQSATAALSQANSVQKNVLTLIQNL; encoded by the coding sequence ATGGCAGTCATTACGACGAACATCGCGGCCACCCAGGCCACGTATTACCTCAACAAGAACAACACCGCGTTGACCCAGTCGCTGTCCGAGCTTTCCTCGGGCTCCCGCCTGGCGATCCCTAGCAACGACGCGGCGGGCCTGGCGGTCAGCGGCAATCTCACCGCTTCCATCAGCCGCCTCAACGCGGGTGTGAACGGGGTGAACGCCTTGGTGGGCGCCGCGCAGACCCTGGACGGCTTCCTGTCGACCATCCAGACGGAGTTGACCCGCATGTCGGAACTGGCCCAGGAGGCGACCAACGGCGCCTTCGGCACGACCGACCTGGCCAACTACGACGTGGAGTTCCAGAACCTGCAGAGCCAGATCAGCGCCATCGCCTCCAACGCGGGCTTCGACGGCACCGCGCTGTTCACCACGGGCAGCATCGGGGTCTCCATCGACTCCCAAGGCCACATGGACAGCATGGCGCTGACCACGGTGGGTAACGCGACCAGCCTGGGCTTGGGCACCTACTCGGTGAGCACCACGTCCCTGGCCACCGCCGCCCTCACCGCCGTCAACGCGGCCCTGACCTGCATCACGACCCGGCGCGCGAAGGTGAACGCGGACATCTCCAAGTTCAACTTCTACAGCCAGAACATGCAGACGGAAGCGACCAACCTGACCGCGGCCAACAGCGCCATCGCCGACCTTGACGTGGCGGCCGCCTCCACGCAGGTGTCCAAGTACAACATCATGGTCCAGTCCGCCACGGCGGCTCTGTCCCAGGCTAACAGTGTGCAGAAGAATGTGTTAACCCTGATCCAGAACCTCTAA
- a CDS encoding glycosyltransferase → MTAQKPEKLRFLSLQPLEGLRHLALEQWNTALRKAGHEVEERALRHPNVPPEETEAALAAWIARHRPAALFTASALSFTRPGFFSRPEIREVPTAAFWFDDPYRPVQRWAGSPGFLDALRLPQVRHFVWDGYWRAWLADRHGVPSLPVHLAADPEEFHPLPPHPGEENLAVFIGTLADPLHLAGLERRLPPVLSKLARQLRAALAEAPGLGGGNPFSLLEQLAAALPERLRAEAAGLEARDPDAVLRLRGLAWMLGKNEVRLRMLRAARQVAPVLLLCGNVENTQADEAALRSLLPGGPHPLHVEDTAAWNGRGLAPLYARGAVHLQATDPQSVDGGIPFRVFQTTACARPLLTDVKPELLECFAEGTEIACYRSPEEFQARLARLLAAPRERETLARAGHARFRAAHTWNHRVEQVLPALGIF, encoded by the coding sequence GTGACGGCTCAAAAGCCCGAAAAGCTGCGCTTTCTCTCCCTGCAGCCGCTGGAGGGGCTCCGCCACCTGGCTTTGGAGCAGTGGAACACCGCCCTGCGCAAGGCCGGGCACGAGGTGGAGGAACGGGCCCTGCGCCACCCCAACGTCCCGCCGGAGGAAACGGAGGCCGCCCTGGCCGCCTGGATCGCCCGCCACCGCCCGGCGGCCCTCTTCACCGCCAGCGCCCTTTCCTTCACCCGGCCCGGCTTTTTCTCCCGCCCGGAGATCCGGGAGGTGCCGACCGCCGCCTTCTGGTTCGACGACCCCTACCGCCCCGTCCAGCGCTGGGCGGGCTCCCCCGGCTTCCTCGACGCGCTGCGGCTTCCGCAGGTCCGCCACTTCGTCTGGGACGGCTATTGGCGCGCCTGGCTGGCGGACCGGCACGGCGTCCCCTCCCTGCCGGTCCACCTGGCCGCCGATCCGGAGGAGTTCCACCCCCTGCCGCCCCATCCGGGAGAGGAAAACCTGGCCGTCTTCATCGGCACCCTGGCCGATCCGCTCCACCTGGCGGGCCTGGAACGGCGGCTTCCCCCGGTCCTCTCCAAGCTGGCCCGCCAGCTCCGCGCCGCCCTGGCGGAAGCCCCCGGCCTGGGCGGCGGCAACCCTTTCTCCCTCCTGGAACAGCTCGCCGCCGCCCTGCCGGAGCGCCTCCGCGCCGAGGCCGCCGGCCTGGAGGCCCGCGATCCCGACGCCGTCCTGCGCCTGCGGGGTCTGGCCTGGATGCTGGGGAAGAACGAGGTCCGCCTCCGCATGCTCCGGGCGGCCCGGCAGGTCGCCCCCGTCCTCCTGCTCTGCGGCAACGTGGAGAACACCCAGGCGGACGAGGCCGCCCTCCGCTCCCTTTTGCCCGGCGGCCCCCACCCCCTCCACGTGGAAGACACCGCCGCCTGGAACGGCCGGGGCCTGGCCCCCCTTTACGCCCGGGGCGCCGTCCACCTCCAGGCCACCGATCCCCAATCGGTCGACGGCGGCATCCCCTTCCGCGTCTTTCAGACGACGGCCTGCGCCCGCCCCCTTTTGACCGACGTGAAGCCGGAACTCCTCGAATGCTTCGCGGAGGGAACAGAGATCGCCTGCTACCGCTCCCCGGAAGAATTCCAGGCACGCCTGGCCCGCCTGCTGGCCGCGCCCCGGGAGCGGGAGACCCTGGCCCGGGCGGGGCACGCCCGCTTCCGGGCCGCCCACACCTGGAATCACCGGGTCGAACAGGTTCTACCGGCGCTCGGGATTTTTTGA
- a CDS encoding CPXCG motif-containing cysteine-rich protein → MLVEVQIECPHCGAVFTTVADTSEGDYTTVEDCAVCCRPMELSFSCAEPGRLDGTEVRPL, encoded by the coding sequence ATGTTGGTCGAAGTCCAAATCGAGTGCCCCCATTGCGGCGCCGTCTTCACGACGGTGGCCGACACGTCCGAGGGCGATTACACGACGGTGGAGGACTGCGCCGTCTGCTGCCGCCCGATGGAGCTGTCCTTTTCCTGCGCGGAGCCGGGCCGCCTGGACGGGACGGAGGTCCGCCCGCTATGA
- the trpA gene encoding tryptophan synthase subunit alpha, protein MKFLVVDVSNSFTKYALSTPEKVGAVRSHPTPRLTLAWARALARRHPGVPLLLSSVVPAKTAHFARAFGKRLRVLSGRAELGIPIRYRRRDQVGADRLANAIAARKLWGAPAVVIDFGTAVTFDVVDADGAYAGGVIAPGLNVMTDYLHERTALLPRVSVREPRRIVAQSTAEAIRVGAVVGYRGLIREILAALKKELGARRLRVLATGGQAAVVARGLPEIEAVVPGLTLDGLRLWGPNHSMNRIDSVFANLRVAGRKAFVAYLGAGDPDLAATPELVLALERAGADVVELGLPFSDPLADGLVNQLSAQRALEAGATFPKVLEMIRALRRRSQIPVVLYAYVNPLLRGEGGAAASLRAGLEELAEAGVDGALVLDLPPEESLGAPPEELFPEALRRITLISPTTPPERLAALSRAAGGFVYYVSREGVTGARSDVAAGIPERVAAVRAATETPVCVGFGISTPEQARAVAAQADGAVVGSVLVSQVAQHGKAADLPARLEAFARPFAEAIHGA, encoded by the coding sequence ATGAAGTTCCTGGTCGTCGACGTCAGCAACTCCTTTACGAAATACGCCCTCTCCACCCCGGAAAAGGTGGGGGCTGTCCGCAGCCATCCCACGCCGCGCCTGACCCTGGCCTGGGCCCGCGCCCTGGCCCGCCGCCATCCGGGGGTGCCGCTCCTCCTCAGCAGCGTCGTCCCGGCGAAGACGGCCCATTTCGCCCGCGCCTTCGGCAAGCGGCTCCGCGTCCTGAGCGGCCGGGCCGAGCTGGGCATCCCCATCCGCTATCGGCGGCGGGACCAGGTGGGGGCCGACCGCTTGGCCAACGCGATCGCCGCGCGGAAGCTCTGGGGCGCGCCCGCCGTCGTCATCGACTTCGGCACCGCCGTCACCTTCGACGTGGTCGACGCGGACGGGGCCTACGCGGGCGGCGTCATCGCCCCCGGCCTCAACGTCATGACCGATTACCTGCATGAGCGGACCGCCCTTCTGCCCCGCGTCTCCGTGCGGGAGCCGCGCCGCATCGTCGCCCAGAGCACGGCGGAGGCGATCCGCGTCGGCGCCGTCGTCGGCTACCGGGGCCTCATCCGGGAGATTCTGGCCGCGCTGAAAAAGGAGCTGGGCGCGCGCCGCCTCCGCGTCCTGGCCACCGGCGGCCAGGCCGCCGTCGTCGCGCGCGGCCTGCCGGAGATCGAGGCCGTCGTCCCCGGCCTGACCCTGGACGGCCTCCGCCTTTGGGGCCCAAACCATTCTATGAACCGCATCGACTCCGTCTTCGCCAACCTCCGCGTCGCGGGCCGCAAGGCCTTCGTCGCCTACCTGGGCGCGGGCGATCCCGACCTGGCCGCCACGCCGGAGCTGGTCCTGGCCCTGGAACGGGCGGGGGCCGACGTCGTGGAGCTGGGGCTCCCTTTTTCCGATCCCCTGGCCGACGGGCTGGTCAACCAGCTCTCCGCCCAGCGCGCGCTGGAGGCGGGGGCGACCTTCCCGAAGGTCCTGGAAATGATCCGCGCCCTGCGCCGTCGCAGCCAGATCCCCGTCGTCCTCTACGCCTACGTCAATCCGCTCCTGCGCGGGGAGGGCGGGGCCGCCGCCTCCCTGCGCGCGGGGCTGGAGGAGCTGGCGGAGGCGGGCGTCGACGGCGCGCTCGTCCTCGACCTGCCGCCGGAGGAAAGCCTGGGCGCCCCGCCGGAAGAGCTTTTCCCGGAGGCGCTGCGGCGGATCACCCTCATTTCCCCCACCACGCCGCCGGAGCGGCTGGCCGCGCTCTCCCGCGCGGCGGGCGGCTTCGTCTACTACGTCTCGCGGGAGGGCGTCACCGGCGCCCGGAGCGACGTGGCCGCGGGCATCCCGGAGCGGGTCGCCGCCGTTCGCGCCGCCACGGAGACGCCGGTCTGCGTCGGCTTCGGCATCTCCACGCCGGAACAGGCCCGGGCCGTCGCCGCGCAGGCGGACGGCGCGGTCGTCGGCAGCGTCCTGGTCAGCCAGGTGGCCCAGCACGGGAAAGCCGCCGACCTCCCGGCGCGGCTGGAGGCCTTTGCCCGCCCCTTCGCGGAGGCGATCCACGGGGCATGA
- the ruvX gene encoding Holliday junction resolvase RuvX, which yields MILALDPGSKRVGVALSDGTLSLARPLPFLEAEPFRRLAAQVRDLAAKEGVTLIVLGLPRNMDGSYGEAAEKARAFAAKLGPVAAVPIELVDERLTTVEASRRLHEAGHNAKTQREKIDSAAAAVLLQAYLDRRALRGEG from the coding sequence ATGATCCTGGCCCTCGATCCCGGTTCCAAGCGGGTCGGCGTCGCCCTGAGCGACGGGACCCTCTCCCTGGCCCGGCCCCTGCCGTTCCTGGAGGCGGAGCCGTTCCGCCGCCTGGCCGCCCAGGTCCGCGACCTGGCGGCGAAGGAGGGCGTCACCCTCATCGTCCTGGGCCTGCCCCGGAACATGGACGGCAGCTACGGGGAGGCGGCGGAGAAGGCCCGCGCCTTCGCCGCCAAGCTCGGCCCCGTCGCCGCCGTGCCGATCGAGCTGGTCGACGAGCGGCTCACCACCGTCGAGGCCAGCCGCCGCCTCCACGAGGCGGGCCACAACGCCAAGACGCAGCGGGAGAAGATCGACAGCGCCGCCGCCGCCGTCCTCCTCCAGGCCTACCTGGACCGCCGCGCCCTGCGGGGGGAAGGATGA
- the truA gene encoding tRNA pseudouridine(38-40) synthase TruA — protein MRPEPPLAGHRLLIAYVGTGFHGWQRQAGHSSIQEEVEKVLAQIWKRPISLEGSGRTDTGVHALAQPASFTAPRKLAAPVLLRALNDHLPAGIRVRRVDFLEPTFHARFDVAWKTYEYRVWNAPFTDPFQQDRVWHVPVPLDLEAMRAAAAKLQGRHDFTSFASNPGYARPSMTRHLKELEVRRSGSLVTVRATADGFLYHMVRNLTGALVAVGKGRLSPAELGRILSARQRTAAPASAPAHGLYLKKVVYFPKAARLERAKNRKGRLPAAEVE, from the coding sequence ATGAGGCCGGAGCCGCCTCTGGCCGGGCACCGGCTCCTCATCGCCTACGTCGGCACCGGCTTCCACGGCTGGCAGCGGCAGGCGGGCCACTCCAGCATCCAGGAGGAGGTGGAGAAAGTCCTGGCCCAAATCTGGAAGCGCCCCATCTCCCTGGAAGGTTCCGGCCGGACCGACACCGGCGTCCACGCCCTGGCCCAGCCCGCCAGCTTCACCGCGCCGCGCAAGCTGGCCGCCCCCGTCCTCCTGCGCGCGCTCAACGACCACCTGCCCGCGGGCATTCGCGTCCGCCGGGTCGATTTTTTGGAGCCGACCTTCCACGCCCGTTTCGACGTCGCCTGGAAGACCTACGAATACCGAGTCTGGAACGCCCCCTTCACCGACCCCTTCCAGCAGGACCGCGTCTGGCACGTCCCCGTGCCGCTCGACCTGGAGGCGATGCGCGCCGCCGCGGCCAAGCTCCAGGGGCGGCACGACTTCACCTCCTTCGCCTCCAACCCCGGCTACGCGCGGCCCAGCATGACGCGCCACCTCAAGGAATTGGAGGTGCGCCGCAGCGGCTCTCTGGTCACCGTCCGCGCGACGGCGGACGGCTTCCTTTACCACATGGTGCGGAACCTGACCGGCGCGCTTGTCGCCGTCGGCAAGGGGCGGCTCTCTCCCGCCGAGCTGGGCCGGATCCTGTCCGCGCGCCAGCGGACCGCCGCCCCGGCCAGCGCGCCCGCGCACGGGCTCTACCTCAAGAAAGTCGTCTACTTCCCGAAGGCGGCCCGCCTGGAGCGCGCCAAGAACCGGAAGGGCCGCCTGCCCGCCGCCGAGGTCGAATGA
- a CDS encoding tRNA (cytidine(34)-2'-O)-methyltransferase yields the protein MTEPLLHVVLVEPEIPPNAGNIARLCAATRCRLHLVGPLGFEVSDRYLKRAGLDYWEFLDWKVWENWEAFRAENGFPERWHLFTTKGERRHVDASFRAGDYLLFGRESKGLPEALLNAHPDRRVRIPKLHPQVRSLNLSTAAGIGVYEALRQLEFGTPGA from the coding sequence ATGACGGAGCCGCTCCTCCACGTTGTCCTGGTCGAGCCGGAGATCCCGCCCAACGCCGGGAACATCGCCCGGCTCTGCGCGGCGACGCGCTGCCGCCTGCACCTCGTCGGCCCGCTCGGCTTCGAGGTGAGCGACCGATATTTGAAGCGCGCGGGCCTCGACTACTGGGAATTCCTGGACTGGAAGGTGTGGGAAAATTGGGAGGCCTTCCGCGCGGAGAACGGTTTCCCGGAGCGGTGGCACCTCTTCACGACGAAGGGGGAGCGCCGCCACGTCGACGCGTCGTTCCGCGCGGGGGACTACCTCCTTTTTGGAAGGGAGTCGAAGGGGTTGCCGGAGGCGCTCCTCAACGCGCATCCGGACCGCCGGGTCCGCATCCCGAAGCTCCACCCCCAGGTGCGGAGCCTCAACCTCTCCACGGCGGCGGGCATCGGCGTCTACGAGGCCCTGCGGCAGCTGGAGTTTGGCACACCCGGTGCTTAA
- a CDS encoding DUF2817 domain-containing protein yields MGDLAPELAGQLAAAAHEPTRREVDPAQLNERLRARAARSPHAWEVVTLDQPGGYDRLIFHKPAPKPNSPSLLITTGIHGNEPSGPLACLDLLSSPSLKDCEVVLIPMVNPVGLSQGKRGNGRNVDLNRDFLLTSSDEARNLAAFYRAIGKFTAAISPHEDWERYEGEGGQGAYIYEMNRDGGPVAIDEIRGALEKSGMPRNRLAEIDGLAAEDGVIRRGGLQSEVPGADGLVGYLHNKQAETSLLREVGVTDLAYIVETPSYMELGRRVKAHTAVVEALAERISDPSFRPAREARNFDLQAAAGPGRLSTVGLPRPLCGEHNAGIYTLPLDIDRSPVKDILGPEQVADGRKAFEAFKALARRASGDGGGISAAGGREACR; encoded by the coding sequence ATGGGCGATCTTGCCCCGGAATTGGCGGGCCAGCTGGCGGCCGCCGCGCACGAGCCGACGCGGCGGGAAGTCGATCCCGCCCAGTTGAACGAGCGGTTGCGGGCGCGGGCGGCGCGGAGCCCCCATGCGTGGGAGGTCGTTACCCTCGACCAGCCGGGGGGCTACGACCGCCTGATTTTCCACAAACCGGCCCCGAAGCCGAATTCCCCCTCCCTCCTCATCACCACCGGCATCCACGGCAACGAGCCGTCGGGGCCGCTGGCCTGCCTCGATCTTCTTTCCTCGCCCTCCCTCAAGGATTGCGAGGTGGTGCTGATCCCGATGGTCAACCCGGTGGGCCTTAGCCAAGGGAAGCGCGGGAACGGGCGGAATGTCGACCTGAACCGGGATTTCCTCCTCACCTCCAGCGACGAGGCGCGGAATCTGGCCGCGTTCTACCGGGCGATCGGCAAGTTCACCGCCGCGATCAGCCCGCACGAGGACTGGGAACGCTACGAGGGGGAGGGCGGCCAGGGCGCCTACATCTACGAGATGAACCGGGACGGCGGCCCCGTGGCGATCGACGAGATCCGGGGCGCCCTGGAAAAATCGGGCATGCCCCGCAACCGGCTGGCCGAGATCGACGGCCTGGCCGCGGAAGACGGCGTCATTCGCCGCGGCGGTCTCCAGTCGGAAGTTCCGGGAGCCGACGGCTTGGTCGGCTACCTCCACAACAAGCAGGCGGAAACCTCCCTTCTCCGCGAGGTGGGCGTCACCGATCTGGCCTACATCGTCGAGACGCCCTCTTACATGGAGTTGGGCAGGCGGGTGAAGGCGCACACGGCCGTCGTGGAGGCGCTGGCGGAGAGGATTTCCGATCCTTCCTTCCGCCCGGCCCGGGAGGCGCGGAACTTCGACCTGCAGGCCGCCGCCGGGCCGGGCCGCCTCAGCACGGTCGGCTTGCCGCGACCGCTGTGCGGGGAACATAACGCCGGGATCTACACTCTGCCGCTCGACATCGACCGCTCCCCGGTGAAGGACATCCTCGGCCCGGAGCAAGTCGCCGACGGCCGAAAGGCGTTCGAGGCCTTCAAAGCCTTGGCGCGCCGCGCTTCCGGGGACGGCGGGGGAATCAGTGCAGCCGGTGGAAGAGAAGCATGTAGATGA
- the hisF gene encoding imidazole glycerol phosphate synthase subunit HisF, with amino-acid sequence MLAKRIIPCLDVHAGQVTRGLQFGRAEEGGLHSVGDPVELALRYNAAGADELVFFDITATSEGRAGILSVIERTADQCFMPLTVGGGVRAPEDMRVLLQAGADKISVNSAALANPDLIRAGAERFGRQCVVLSIDAKRTAPGVWKVFSHGGRKETEWEAEAWAEKGTALGAGEIVLNSIDGDGTKQGYDLEITRRVSRAVDVPVVASGGAGRLEDFAAALREGEADAVLAAGVFHRNELTVAQVRDYLRGQGLPVR; translated from the coding sequence ATGCTCGCCAAACGGATCATTCCCTGCCTCGACGTCCACGCCGGGCAGGTGACGCGCGGCCTTCAGTTCGGCCGCGCCGAGGAGGGCGGGCTCCACTCCGTCGGCGACCCCGTGGAGCTGGCCCTGCGCTACAACGCCGCCGGGGCCGACGAGCTGGTCTTCTTCGACATCACCGCCACGTCCGAGGGGCGGGCCGGGATCCTCTCCGTCATCGAGCGGACGGCCGACCAGTGCTTCATGCCGCTGACCGTCGGCGGCGGCGTCCGCGCGCCGGAGGACATGCGGGTCCTCCTCCAGGCGGGGGCGGACAAGATCAGCGTCAATTCGGCCGCCCTGGCCAACCCCGACCTGATCCGCGCGGGGGCCGAGCGCTTCGGCCGCCAGTGCGTCGTCCTCTCCATCGACGCCAAGCGGACCGCCCCCGGCGTCTGGAAGGTCTTCAGCCACGGCGGCCGCAAGGAGACGGAGTGGGAGGCGGAAGCCTGGGCGGAGAAGGGGACCGCCCTCGGCGCGGGGGAGATCGTCCTCAACAGCATCGACGGCGACGGGACGAAGCAGGGCTACGATTTGGAGATCACCCGCCGGGTGAGCCGCGCGGTCGACGTGCCGGTCGTCGCCTCCGGCGGCGCGGGGCGGCTGGAAGACTTCGCCGCCGCGCTGCGGGAGGGGGAGGCCGACGCGGTCCTCGCCGCGGGCGTCTTCCACCGGAACGAGCTGACCGTCGCCCAGGTGCGGGACTACCTGCGCGGGCAGGGCTTGCCTGTCCGTTAG